In one Burkholderiales bacterium GJ-E10 genomic region, the following are encoded:
- a CDS encoding transposase IS66, with protein sequence MPSHNEDELNALREALRIAHDEITRADKERAALRNEVRLLKAERDLLKERLNARIRELFAAKSEARGTDQRDFFFNEAEALAPDAATPDAAEDEEEFEVKGHKRAKRGRKPLDPNLPRETVRIELPESDRVCPHDGAALVEIGVESSEQYHVIPEQVRVLRTERVKYACPCCNQGMRTAALPPRIIPKGVLSEATLAWVITSKYQDALPLYRQAALLARFGGEISRNTLAANVIACGEAVQPIINLIRDALFDQNVVYGDETEVQVLKEPGRAAQRKSYMWIQATASGPPIRLLSYSPTRSGAFARDLYAGIQPGTVLLTDGYDGYDAMATAYQLVHHGCWVHARRGFVKALDALPKQARTPEQPAARMIDAIAELYRLEAAATEKKFSVEERLQMRREQSSLIVQRIESLLLANLHAVLPGSELGKALHYLAGQWPKLVRFLDRGDVGLDNNPCENAFRPFVIGRKNWLFADTVAGAKASANLYSLIETAKANNVEPYDYLRKLFARLPAAKTVDDYEALLPWRIASSKS encoded by the coding sequence ATGCCCTCCCACAACGAAGACGAACTCAACGCCCTGCGTGAAGCACTGCGCATCGCGCATGACGAGATCACGAGAGCGGACAAGGAGCGCGCCGCGCTTCGCAATGAAGTCCGCCTGCTCAAGGCCGAACGCGATCTTCTCAAGGAACGTCTGAACGCCCGCATCCGGGAACTCTTCGCTGCCAAGAGCGAAGCGCGCGGAACCGACCAGCGGGACTTCTTCTTCAACGAGGCCGAAGCGCTGGCGCCCGATGCGGCGACTCCCGACGCCGCCGAGGACGAAGAGGAATTCGAGGTCAAGGGTCACAAGCGCGCCAAGCGCGGCAGGAAACCCCTGGATCCGAACCTGCCCCGAGAGACGGTGCGCATCGAACTTCCCGAATCCGATCGCGTCTGCCCGCACGACGGCGCTGCGCTCGTCGAGATCGGCGTGGAATCTTCCGAGCAGTACCACGTCATTCCGGAGCAGGTGCGCGTGCTGCGCACGGAGCGTGTCAAGTACGCCTGTCCGTGCTGCAACCAGGGCATGCGCACCGCGGCGCTTCCTCCTCGAATCATCCCCAAGGGCGTGCTCAGCGAAGCAACCCTGGCCTGGGTGATCACCTCCAAGTACCAGGATGCGCTGCCGCTCTACCGCCAGGCGGCGCTGCTTGCCCGCTTCGGCGGCGAGATCTCGCGCAACACGCTCGCCGCCAACGTGATCGCCTGCGGCGAGGCCGTGCAGCCGATCATCAACCTGATCCGCGATGCGCTGTTCGATCAGAACGTCGTCTACGGCGACGAGACCGAGGTGCAGGTTCTCAAGGAGCCGGGGCGCGCCGCGCAGCGCAAAAGCTACATGTGGATCCAGGCAACCGCTTCCGGTCCGCCGATCCGGCTCTTGTCCTATTCGCCTACGCGAAGCGGTGCCTTTGCCAGGGATCTGTATGCCGGAATCCAGCCCGGAACCGTCTTGCTCACTGACGGATATGACGGCTACGACGCGATGGCCACCGCGTACCAGCTCGTGCATCACGGGTGCTGGGTCCACGCGCGCCGCGGTTTCGTCAAAGCCCTGGATGCGCTGCCCAAGCAGGCGCGTACGCCGGAGCAGCCCGCCGCCAGGATGATCGATGCGATCGCCGAACTCTATCGCCTCGAAGCCGCCGCCACCGAAAAGAAATTCTCGGTCGAGGAGCGTCTGCAAATGCGCCGCGAGCAGAGCAGCCTGATCGTTCAACGGATCGAATCGCTGCTGCTCGCGAACCTGCACGCGGTCCTGCCAGGCTCCGAACTGGGCAAGGCTCTGCACTATCTCGCCGGCCAATGGCCCAAGCTCGTCCGGTTCCTCGATCGCGGCGACGTCGGTCTGGACAACAACCCTTGTGAAAACGCCTTCCGCCCCTTCGTGATCGGCCGCAAGAACTGGCTCTTCGCCGACACCGTCGCCGGTGCCAAGGCCAGCGCCAACCTCTACTCGCTCATCGAAACGGCGAAGGCCAACAACGTCGAGCCCTACGACTACCTGCGCAAACTCTTCGCGCGACTGCCTGCGGCAAAGACCGTCGATGACTACGAGGCGCTCCTGCCCTGGCGCATCGCTTCGTCGAAATCCTGA
- a CDS encoding transposase IS66 Orf2 like protein, with the protein MFRLNEDLAVFVHRDAIDFRTGINGLAALVEHALGLDPFAPAVYVFSNRRRNRVKILGWHKNGFWLLVKRLEADRFVWPRVDQHVIELSVEQLHWLLDGYDLAAMRGHRTLAFHRAS; encoded by the coding sequence ATGTTCCGCTTGAACGAGGATCTGGCGGTGTTCGTGCACCGCGACGCGATCGATTTCCGCACGGGCATCAATGGGCTTGCTGCGCTCGTGGAGCACGCGCTGGGACTCGATCCGTTCGCGCCCGCCGTGTACGTGTTCTCGAACCGGCGTCGCAACCGGGTGAAGATCCTCGGATGGCACAAGAACGGCTTCTGGCTGCTCGTGAAGCGGCTGGAAGCCGATCGGTTCGTGTGGCCCCGTGTCGATCAGCACGTCATCGAACTCTCGGTCGAGCAGTTGCACTGGTTGCTCGATGGCTACGATCTCGCCGCCATGCGCGGCCATCGCACTCTCGCATTCCATCGCGCGAGTTGA
- a CDS encoding transposase IS3/IS911 family protein, with translation MDEAQGWTKWERHVTAAREEGKPLSRYAREHGIGPWNLYKAQRRMRKRTDGTLRTDMVGVPESGPARFAKVRIAPLAPMPLRAQLPNGVRIELAVDDSVADVIRILAQLPCSA, from the coding sequence ATGGACGAGGCGCAGGGTTGGACGAAGTGGGAGCGGCATGTGACGGCCGCCCGAGAAGAAGGCAAACCGCTTTCCCGGTACGCGAGGGAACACGGCATCGGACCGTGGAACCTGTACAAGGCGCAGCGGCGGATGCGCAAGCGCACAGACGGAACGCTGCGCACCGACATGGTTGGGGTTCCGGAATCCGGCCCCGCTCGTTTCGCGAAGGTGCGCATTGCACCCCTGGCGCCCATGCCGCTGCGGGCGCAACTTCCGAACGGCGTGCGCATCGAACTGGCAGTCGACGATTCCGTGGCCGACGTGATCCGCATCCTGGCGCAACTGCCATGTTCCGCTTGA
- a CDS encoding aspartate kinase has translation MALIVHKYGGTSVGSTERIKNVARRIAKWSRAGHQIVVVVSAMSGETNRLIGLAKELQAEPDPRELDVIASTGEQVTIGLLAMALKSIGIPARSYTGAQVRVLTDSAFTKARIVAIDEARIRADLDAGQVVVVAGFQGQDEHGNITTLGRGGSDTSAVALAAALRANECLIYTDVDGVYTTDPRIVPEAQRLRTVTFEEMLEMASLGSKVLQIRSVEFAGKYRVRLRVLSSLTDADMPLEEEADSGTLITFEEDTQMEQAAISGIAFTRDEAKITLAGVPDRPGIAYQILGPVADANIDVDMIIQNTGADGLTDFSFTVHRNEYAKAMELLNGPLKAHIGARAVLGDTRICKVSVVGIGMRSHVGIASLMFRTLSEEGINIQMISTSEIKISCVVEDKYMELAVRALHKAFGLEQSTGA, from the coding sequence ATGGCGCTCATCGTCCACAAGTACGGCGGCACCTCCGTTGGCAGCACGGAGCGCATCAAGAACGTCGCCCGCCGCATCGCCAAGTGGAGCCGAGCCGGCCATCAGATCGTCGTCGTGGTTTCCGCGATGAGCGGCGAGACCAACCGCCTGATCGGTCTGGCGAAGGAACTCCAGGCCGAGCCCGATCCCCGGGAACTCGACGTCATCGCCTCGACCGGCGAGCAGGTGACGATCGGCCTGCTGGCCATGGCGCTCAAGAGCATCGGCATCCCCGCGCGCAGCTACACCGGTGCTCAGGTCCGCGTGCTCACCGACAGCGCATTCACCAAGGCGCGCATCGTCGCGATCGACGAGGCGCGGATCCGTGCCGATCTCGATGCGGGTCAGGTGGTCGTCGTGGCAGGGTTTCAGGGGCAAGACGAACACGGCAACATCACCACGCTCGGCCGCGGCGGTTCCGACACCTCCGCGGTGGCGCTGGCAGCGGCGCTGCGGGCGAACGAGTGCCTGATCTACACCGACGTGGACGGGGTCTACACCACCGATCCGCGCATCGTTCCGGAGGCGCAGCGACTGCGCACGGTGACGTTCGAGGAGATGCTGGAAATGGCGAGCCTCGGCTCGAAGGTCCTGCAGATCCGCTCGGTGGAGTTCGCCGGCAAATACCGCGTGCGGCTGCGCGTGCTCTCCAGCCTCACCGACGCCGACATGCCGCTCGAAGAAGAGGCGGATTCGGGAACATTGATCACGTTCGAGGAAGATACCCAGATGGAACAGGCCGCCATTTCCGGAATCGCGTTCACGCGCGACGAGGCGAAGATCACGCTCGCCGGCGTGCCCGACCGGCCCGGTATCGCGTATCAGATCCTCGGTCCGGTCGCCGACGCCAACATCGACGTCGACATGATCATCCAGAACACCGGCGCCGACGGTCTGACCGATTTCTCGTTCACGGTCCACCGCAACGAGTACGCCAAGGCCATGGAACTGCTGAACGGCCCGCTCAAGGCGCATATCGGCGCGCGGGCGGTGCTCGGCGACACGCGCATCTGCAAGGTGTCGGTGGTCGGCATCGGCATGCGTTCGCACGTGGGCATCGCCAGCCTGATGTTCCGCACGCTGTCGGAAGAGGGCATCAACATCCAGATGATCTCGACGAGCGAAATCAAGATTTCCTGCGTCGTCGAGGACAAGTACATGGAGCTTGCCGTGCGTGCCCTGCACAAGGCGTTCGGGCTGGAGCAGAGCACGGGCGCGTAG
- a CDS encoding tRNA(Ile)-lysidine synthase, producing MARERGAAFVLTAHHADDRLETFLLQWLRGAGPAGLAGIAAVRGAADRDGGLPAVRILRPFLDTARSVLADHVARHALATVDDPSNADTRLARNAIRTEVLPQLAAIRGGYRKSAARSIDLIADAAELMQELGAELLPWCTDGAPADMLRIDRLAALSPARRALALRAWLARAGVEAPSRARLREALAQAIEGAPDGRMRIRFGRQELRRHRGLLCLRVPDGGARGRERLQWRGEPELPVPSWGGVLRFVPTDGGGLDAGFDADWLRARPLDLRSRRGGERLKPHPARPSKHLKHWYQERGVPEFDRAVLPLLWRDDRLIYAAGLGADVRFVESGAGRIRIEWVGAVDLLTGLAGDVVPRLPA from the coding sequence GTGGCGCGCGAACGGGGCGCGGCGTTCGTGCTCACCGCACACCATGCGGACGACCGCCTGGAAACCTTTCTCCTCCAATGGCTGCGCGGGGCCGGACCGGCAGGACTGGCGGGAATCGCCGCAGTCCGCGGCGCGGCGGACCGGGACGGCGGGCTCCCGGCCGTGCGGATCTTGCGGCCCTTCCTGGACACGGCGCGCAGCGTCTTGGCGGATCATGTTGCGCGGCATGCGCTGGCAACGGTGGACGACCCCAGCAATGCCGACACGCGGTTGGCGCGCAATGCGATCCGCACCGAGGTGCTGCCGCAACTGGCGGCGATCCGCGGCGGCTATCGCAAATCGGCGGCGCGCTCGATCGACTTGATCGCCGACGCGGCGGAGTTGATGCAGGAACTCGGGGCGGAGTTGCTCCCATGGTGCACCGACGGTGCACCGGCGGACATGCTGCGCATCGACCGGCTCGCCGCGCTGAGCCCTGCGCGGCGAGCCTTGGCGCTGCGGGCGTGGCTGGCTCGCGCCGGCGTCGAGGCACCATCGCGGGCCCGACTGCGGGAGGCGCTGGCGCAGGCGATCGAGGGTGCGCCGGACGGGCGCATGCGGATCCGGTTCGGCCGGCAGGAGTTGCGCCGTCATCGCGGCCTGTTGTGCCTGCGCGTGCCCGATGGCGGTGCGCGGGGGCGGGAGCGCCTGCAGTGGCGGGGCGAGCCGGAACTGCCGGTCCCGTCCTGGGGTGGCGTGCTGCGGTTCGTGCCGACCGACGGCGGCGGGCTTGATGCGGGGTTCGATGCCGATTGGCTGCGCGCGCGGCCGCTCGATCTGCGTAGCCGCAGAGGCGGCGAACGGCTCAAGCCGCACCCCGCCCGTCCATCGAAGCATCTCAAGCACTGGTATCAGGAACGCGGCGTGCCGGAGTTCGACCGCGCCGTGCTGCCCTTGCTCTGGCGCGACGACCGGCTGATCTACGCCGCCGGTCTCGGTGCCGACGTGCGTTTCGTCGAATCGGGGGCGGGGCGAATCCGCATCGAATGGGTGGGCGCGGTAGACCTGTTGACCGGTCTCGCCGGGGACGTCGTCCCGCGGTTGCCGGCGTAG
- a CDS encoding acetyl-CoA carboxylase carboxyltransferase subunit alpha, whose translation MPPAKTAFLDFEQPIADLESKIEELRFVQDDSAVDISDEIARLQEKSRGLLQEIYAKLTPWQISQLARHPQRPYTLDYVNRIFTDFHELHGDRAFADDPSIVGGLARFNGQPVMVIGQQKGRDTKERAMRNFGMPKPEGYRKALRLMKMAEKFRLPLFTFVDTPGAYPGIDAEERGQSEAIGHNLFVLSQLQVPIISTIIGEGGSGGALAIAVADMVLMLQYSTYSVISPEGCASILWKSAERASDAAEALGLTANRLKSLGLIDRIVAEPVGAAHRDPDEMAVLLKRALADALRQFQGVKTKDLLAARHARLMSYGKFKEAPSEA comes from the coding sequence ATGCCGCCCGCCAAGACCGCATTTCTGGATTTCGAACAGCCGATCGCCGACCTCGAATCGAAGATCGAGGAGTTGCGATTCGTCCAGGATGATTCCGCCGTCGACATTTCCGATGAAATCGCCCGCCTGCAGGAAAAGAGCCGGGGACTGCTGCAGGAGATCTACGCCAAGCTCACGCCCTGGCAGATTTCGCAGCTCGCGCGCCATCCGCAGCGGCCTTATACCCTCGATTACGTCAACCGGATCTTCACCGATTTCCATGAGCTGCACGGCGATCGCGCGTTTGCCGACGATCCCTCCATCGTCGGCGGCCTGGCCCGGTTCAACGGTCAGCCGGTGATGGTGATCGGCCAGCAGAAGGGACGCGACACGAAGGAGCGCGCGATGCGCAACTTCGGCATGCCCAAGCCCGAGGGGTACCGCAAGGCGCTGCGGCTGATGAAGATGGCGGAGAAATTCCGCCTGCCGCTATTCACGTTCGTCGACACGCCGGGCGCATATCCCGGCATCGACGCCGAGGAACGGGGCCAGTCCGAGGCGATCGGCCACAATCTGTTCGTGCTGTCGCAACTGCAGGTGCCGATCATCTCGACGATCATCGGCGAGGGCGGTTCGGGCGGCGCGCTGGCGATCGCCGTGGCTGACATGGTGCTCATGCTGCAGTACTCGACCTATTCGGTGATTTCCCCCGAGGGCTGCGCGTCGATCCTGTGGAAGAGCGCGGAGCGCGCATCCGACGCGGCCGAGGCGCTCGGCCTCACCGCCAACCGCCTCAAGTCCCTCGGCCTGATCGACCGCATCGTCGCCGAGCCGGTGGGTGCGGCGCATCGCGATCCCGACGAGATGGCGGTCCTGCTCAAGCGTGCTCTGGCCGATGCCCTGCGCCAGTTCCAGGGCGTCAAGACCAAGGATCTGCTCGCGGCCCGGCACGCCCGCCTGATGAGCTATGGCAAGTTCAAGGAAGCCCCCAGCGAAGCCTGA
- a CDS encoding HhH-GPD family protein: MAAELGSPPLPQYWTSAKRRLRGADPTLGAIIAAHPRVALVSRGDGFLTLARSIVGQQISVKAADSVWQRLCARCPELGAADAAASLLRRRATTLRACGLSERKVEYLRDLARHFSGGRIDVAEMAGWDDETVVRRLTEIRGIGRWTAEMFLIFNLLRPDVLPLDDLGLLKAVGMHYFPGETTADLLRGSGREKVAQLGRRWAPYRSVATWYLWRSLDPVPVEY, translated from the coding sequence ATGGCGGCGGAGCTAGGGTCGCCCCCTCTCCCGCAATATTGGACATCCGCCAAGCGCCGTCTGCGCGGGGCGGATCCGACCCTGGGCGCGATCATCGCCGCCCACCCGCGCGTGGCGCTGGTGAGCCGGGGCGACGGTTTTCTCACGCTTGCGCGCTCGATCGTCGGACAGCAGATTTCGGTGAAGGCCGCCGACTCCGTATGGCAGCGCCTGTGCGCGCGTTGTCCCGAACTGGGTGCAGCGGACGCAGCGGCATCGCTGCTGCGCCGGCGTGCGACGACCTTGCGGGCCTGCGGCCTGTCGGAACGCAAGGTCGAATACCTGCGCGATCTCGCCCGCCATTTTTCGGGTGGACGCATCGACGTTGCGGAGATGGCCGGCTGGGACGACGAGACGGTCGTTCGCCGCCTGACGGAAATCCGCGGCATCGGCCGCTGGACAGCCGAGATGTTTTTGATCTTTAATCTTCTGCGCCCCGACGTGCTGCCGCTGGACGACCTCGGCCTGCTCAAGGCCGTCGGGATGCACTATTTTCCTGGGGAGACGACCGCCGATCTCCTGCGCGGTTCCGGACGGGAAAAGGTTGCACAACTGGGCCGACGCTGGGCGCCCTACCGCAGCGTCGCGACCTGGTACCTTTGGCGCAGCCTGGACCCGGTTCCGGTCGAATATTGA
- a CDS encoding cysteinyl-tRNA synthetase: MLRKAFRSCAHPVAAWAGPHGDSLPTSMTIRIYSTLSRRVEDLVPLEPGHVRMYVCGMTTYDLCHLGHARLMVAFDVVQRWLRARGLHVTYVRNITDVDDKIIRRAQERGEPISAVTERNIRAMHEDLDALGIQRPDIEPRATEYIPQMLDLIGMLEGKGLAYLAEDGDVDFAVRKFPGYGKLSGRSIDELRAGERIEIRQAKHDPLDFALWKHAKDDEPHWPSPWGPGRPGWHIECSAMSAATLGHTFDIHGGGPDLIFPHHENEIAQSEGAFGEPLANLWMHCGALRVGEEKMSKSLGNFLTIRDALARYQPEVLRFFLVRTHYRGQISFTPDLLADARAGLARLYTALRGFVRVPVAVDWQEPHAQRFAAAMDDDFNTAAAVAELFDLAGEVNRGKSPAAAAQLRALAGVLGLLQDDADAFLQSAPGGTEVAGDGADGERIAERIAARAAAKKARDFATADRIRAELAADGIVLEDGPGGTTWRRS, encoded by the coding sequence TTGCTCCGGAAGGCGTTCCGGTCGTGTGCGCACCCGGTCGCCGCCTGGGCGGGGCCGCATGGCGATTCCCTGCCGACCTCCATGACGATCCGAATCTACAGCACCCTTTCCCGCCGCGTCGAAGACCTCGTTCCGCTCGAACCGGGGCATGTACGCATGTACGTATGCGGCATGACCACCTACGACCTCTGCCACCTCGGACATGCGCGTCTGATGGTGGCGTTCGACGTCGTGCAGCGATGGCTGCGCGCCCGCGGTCTGCACGTGACCTACGTCCGCAACATCACCGACGTCGATGACAAGATCATCCGCCGCGCCCAGGAGCGCGGGGAGCCGATTTCGGCGGTGACGGAGCGCAACATCCGCGCGATGCACGAGGACCTGGATGCGCTGGGCATCCAGCGGCCCGACATCGAACCCCGCGCCACCGAATACATCCCGCAGATGCTCGACCTCATCGGCATGCTCGAGGGCAAGGGGCTGGCGTATCTCGCGGAGGACGGCGACGTCGATTTCGCGGTCCGCAAGTTTCCGGGCTATGGCAAGCTTTCGGGTCGCTCGATCGACGAGTTGCGCGCCGGTGAGCGCATCGAGATCCGCCAAGCCAAGCACGATCCGCTCGATTTCGCGCTCTGGAAGCACGCCAAGGACGACGAACCGCACTGGCCGTCGCCCTGGGGGCCGGGGCGGCCGGGCTGGCATATCGAATGCTCCGCGATGTCCGCCGCGACGCTCGGGCACACCTTCGACATTCACGGTGGCGGTCCGGATCTGATCTTTCCGCATCACGAAAACGAGATCGCGCAAAGCGAAGGGGCCTTCGGCGAGCCGTTGGCCAATCTCTGGATGCACTGCGGCGCGCTGCGCGTGGGGGAAGAGAAGATGTCCAAGTCCTTGGGCAATTTCCTCACCATCCGCGACGCGCTGGCCCGCTACCAGCCGGAAGTCCTGCGTTTCTTCCTGGTCCGGACCCACTACCGCGGACAGATTTCGTTCACCCCGGATCTGCTGGCGGACGCGCGCGCCGGACTCGCCCGGCTCTATACCGCCTTGCGGGGCTTTGTGCGCGTCCCGGTCGCGGTGGACTGGCAGGAGCCGCATGCGCAGCGTTTCGCGGCCGCCATGGATGACGACTTCAATACGGCCGCAGCGGTGGCCGAATTGTTCGATCTGGCGGGCGAGGTCAATCGGGGCAAGTCGCCGGCGGCGGCAGCGCAGTTGCGCGCATTGGCCGGCGTGCTGGGTCTGCTGCAGGACGACGCCGACGCGTTCCTGCAATCCGCGCCCGGCGGGACGGAGGTTGCCGGCGACGGCGCCGACGGCGAGCGAATCGCGGAACGGATCGCGGCGCGCGCAGCCGCCAAGAAGGCGCGCGACTTTGCGACTGCAGACCGCATCCGCGCCGAACTGGCGGCCGATGGCATCGTGCTGGAAGACGGACCGGGCGGCACCACATGGCGGCGGAGCTAG
- a CDS encoding tetratricopeptide repeat protein (Precursor), which translates to MALIAAVAVTAPAAHAQSANAQAAPTIAPTLAAKPANDNPTATAMKAIAAALRKGDRTGALKLADAFLATHHRNLSVRFQRAVILEDLNRLPEAAAGFESLIQDFPELPEPYNDLAVIHAVQGHLELAEQDLRRSIGAQPNYVTARENLGDLYIAMAVASYASGVKLAPADAALRKKLAMARSLSTELTKAR; encoded by the coding sequence GTGGCGCTGATCGCCGCCGTGGCCGTCACCGCGCCCGCCGCGCATGCCCAATCGGCAAACGCCCAGGCGGCGCCGACGATCGCCCCTACGCTCGCCGCGAAGCCGGCGAACGACAACCCGACCGCTACCGCGATGAAGGCCATTGCCGCTGCCTTGCGCAAGGGTGATCGGACGGGGGCATTGAAGCTCGCCGACGCATTTCTCGCCACCCACCATCGGAATCTCTCCGTGCGCTTCCAGCGCGCGGTGATCCTCGAAGACCTGAACCGCCTGCCGGAGGCCGCGGCCGGGTTCGAGTCGCTCATCCAGGACTTCCCGGAATTGCCCGAGCCCTACAACGATCTGGCGGTGATCCACGCCGTCCAGGGCCATCTCGAACTGGCGGAGCAGGACCTCCGCCGCTCGATCGGTGCGCAACCGAATTACGTGACCGCCCGCGAGAACCTGGGCGACCTGTACATCGCCATGGCGGTCGCCTCGTATGCGAGCGGCGTCAAGCTTGCGCCGGCCGACGCGGCGCTCCGCAAGAAACTCGCGATGGCCCGCAGCCTCTCGACCGAGCTGACGAAGGCTCGCTGA
- a CDS encoding peptidyl-prolyl cis-trans isomerase A — MKRVRSALALLAVAACAALPLRPAAAAGPAKPVIVTLDTNVGKIVLALDPQRAPRTVANFVHYVRDGFYRGTIFHRVIPGFMIQGGGYTKDLTEKPTRDPIPIESNNGLKNLRGTIAMARTSDPNSATAQFFINIVDNGFLDYPGQDGYGYTVFGRVISGLGVVDRIAAVPTTAQDEAFQNLPSTPVVIEDAHLGNQ; from the coding sequence GTGAAACGAGTTCGTAGCGCCCTCGCCCTCCTTGCCGTCGCCGCCTGCGCAGCGCTGCCCCTTCGCCCCGCGGCCGCCGCGGGACCCGCCAAGCCGGTGATCGTGACGCTCGACACCAACGTCGGCAAGATCGTGCTCGCGCTCGACCCGCAGCGCGCACCCCGGACCGTGGCGAATTTCGTGCACTATGTCCGCGACGGGTTCTACCGCGGCACGATCTTCCATCGCGTGATTCCCGGCTTCATGATCCAGGGCGGGGGCTACACGAAGGATCTGACCGAAAAGCCGACCCGCGATCCGATTCCCATCGAAAGCAACAACGGCCTCAAGAACCTGCGCGGCACCATCGCCATGGCGCGCACCAGCGATCCGAACTCGGCCACGGCGCAGTTCTTCATCAACATCGTCGACAACGGCTTTCTCGACTACCCTGGCCAGGACGGCTACGGCTACACCGTATTCGGCCGCGTGATTTCGGGCCTGGGCGTGGTCGACCGGATCGCCGCGGTCCCGACCACAGCGCAAGACGAGGCGTTCCAGAACCTGCCGTCGACGCCGGTGGTGATCGAGGACGCGCATCTCGGCAATCAGTGA
- a CDS encoding peptidyl-prolyl cis-trans isomerase B, whose product MSKVILHTNHGTIGIELDAERAPKTTENFLEYVRSGHYDNTVFHRVIDGFMIQGGGFEPGMRQKPTRAPIDNEAANGLRNDKYTIAMARTSDPHSATAQFFINVADNDFLNHTAPTAQGWGYCVFGKVVDGTDIVDQIKAVRTGRSGFHENVPSEDVVIERAEVAA is encoded by the coding sequence ATGTCCAAGGTCATCCTGCACACCAACCACGGCACGATCGGCATCGAACTCGACGCGGAGCGCGCTCCCAAGACCACCGAGAACTTCCTCGAGTACGTCCGATCGGGCCACTACGACAATACCGTGTTCCATCGCGTGATCGACGGATTCATGATCCAGGGCGGCGGGTTCGAGCCCGGAATGCGGCAAAAGCCCACCCGCGCGCCGATCGACAACGAAGCCGCCAATGGCCTGCGCAACGACAAGTACACGATCGCGATGGCCCGCACCTCGGACCCGCACTCCGCAACCGCGCAGTTCTTCATCAACGTCGCCGACAACGACTTCCTCAACCACACGGCGCCTACCGCGCAAGGCTGGGGCTATTGCGTGTTCGGCAAGGTCGTCGACGGCACCGACATCGTCGATCAGATCAAGGCCGTGCGGACCGGCCGCAGCGGGTTCCATGAAAACGTGCCGTCCGAAGACGTCGTCATCGAGCGCGCGGAAGTCGCGGCGTAA
- a CDS encoding UDP-2,3-diacylglucosamine hydrolase (Precursor), producing MLRDPVFISDLHLCAQRPHTLARALAFLDETAARHAELVILGDLFEYWPGDDSLDAQTPDDDVARTVVVALRRLADRGVAVSVMHGNRDVLLGARFADAARVRLLPDPVVEQVGGVPTLLSHGDAYCTRDTAYQQFRLQARDPRFQAAFLARPLAERRALIGQARAQSEQEKQRLAAEIMDVTPEAIAQAMREAGAVQMIHGHTHLPGRDAFPLDGREAVRWVLPDWDHDTEPARGGSLQVVDGVLAPR from the coding sequence GTGCTGCGCGACCCGGTATTCATTTCGGACCTGCATCTTTGCGCGCAACGGCCCCACACGCTCGCGCGCGCCCTCGCCTTCCTTGACGAGACCGCGGCTCGGCATGCGGAACTCGTCATCCTCGGCGACCTGTTCGAATACTGGCCCGGCGACGACAGCCTGGACGCGCAGACGCCCGACGACGATGTCGCGCGCACGGTCGTCGTCGCGCTGCGGCGGCTCGCGGATCGCGGCGTCGCGGTTTCCGTGATGCACGGCAACCGCGACGTGCTGCTGGGTGCACGCTTCGCCGACGCAGCCCGCGTCCGGCTGCTGCCCGATCCCGTGGTCGAGCAGGTCGGCGGGGTCCCGACGCTGCTGTCCCACGGCGACGCCTACTGCACGCGCGACACCGCCTACCAGCAATTCCGGCTGCAGGCCCGCGACCCCCGATTCCAGGCCGCGTTCCTCGCCCGCCCGCTCGCCGAGCGCCGCGCGCTCATCGGCCAGGCCCGCGCCCAGAGCGAACAGGAAAAGCAGCGCCTCGCCGCGGAGATCATGGACGTGACACCGGAGGCGATCGCCCAGGCCATGCGCGAAGCCGGCGCCGTGCAGATGATCCACGGTCACACCCACCTGCCCGGCCGCGATGCTTTCCCGCTCGATGGCCGCGAAGCCGTGCGCTGGGTGCTGCCCGACTGGGACCACGATACGGAACCGGCGCGGGGTGGAAGCCTGCAGGTCGTGGACGGGGTGTTGGCGCCCAGGTAG